Genomic window (Nicotiana sylvestris chromosome 7, ASM39365v2, whole genome shotgun sequence):
CCCAGGCACTTGTTGTTCTAACCctctttttatggaataaatttacgtaccctaagatttttttaaaaacttgaaTAAGAATTGtactcatatgatgaatttaaaaaaataattaaattggattctcttgctaaataattaattaaaagatttaattatttcgtttaacataaaaaataatttatttgatATTGATTCATATCTTAATAATAGTTCATCTCTTGtgaatatttaatcttaattatttatccaccataaattttatttttaaagagtaaaagATTGATATGACATTTCACTTTTAGATCATTATATTTATAGAATCATTAGTGGTATTGACTCTTACCAactattatttttctctttctcccacatttatattcttaaatatctttttagttgttgtttaataatTGAGTATTTTTTAATACTACTTTGattcaaaaatattatttgagtagtaaaatagtttaaatataatataaaaatatattatcgtgggtgtattttttttctaaattttaacTCTTTGTGCAGtccatttaatattttttttattttttcttggtaTTGGACATGATGGAGTAGTAATGTATTGCCCAtacgaaagattcttatgaaattaattttattaaacctgcctacatatttttaataagaatttaatagacaaaattttattaattttaaaattttaaaattaatattaaaaattagCATAGAAGGTATTGCAGTCCAAAAAATAGGTTATTGCAGTTATGTCCTTTCTCTATAAGTTCTTCCGCTTAATATTTTAGGGTTATTTCGtatattaatattgtatttatgcttttataataatataggctCTCTTTTCCTAAATGAATTTGGAGAATATAAtacattctcaaattaaattagtaataggacattataatacgttttcaaattaaattagtaattgaaatttttaagaagtatatcctaaaaaTAATAGGGTTACATGACTAAAAATATTTACTTGTTCAATTTTATATAAATTAGACAGCCCGaaaataattatactaataggattcCTAAAAGGTAATCATGTAGGATTCCTAATGTGTAGTATTATTTCCTAAAATTAAGAGGATTATAAGGCTAATATCTAGAATTCCGGTTATGTCCTTTTATTCGAGTTATTATatttaatattataaggttatttttgtaaaccgatACTGTATTCATGCtttaataataatataaaaaatatagatagatatagatagatataagAAAATTTAAACTAAACTTAATTTGAGGAAGTTTTGAAAGATCATCAAATTAAGAACTCTTTTTACCGAGCATCTTATTGAAAAGATAATGAACTCAAGTAGGAAATCAATACATAGTGGAACGTAACTAAAATAAACTTAAAAGATCATCAAATTAAGAACTCTTTTATTAGTATTTTATTGAAAAGATAAGGAACTCAAGCAGAAAATCGATACTTAGTGGAACGTAACTAAACTTATAATTAGTGCCTGGTTGTAATTCCAACGAAGATCAAATACCTAATATTAGGCTAGAAGTTTACTTTCAAGGGAGAGAAAATAGAAGCAGACAATATAACTAAAGCTgtaattaatgatcttctattTATTATAAAGTACTTTTACCGTTTTGTACATTAATAATTAAGTATTttaagaatattttaataaaccaacatttatattcatgcttttataataatatagatatatatatagatttattTCGCAAATTACATGCTCAATATTACATAGAAATGGGACATAGGGACTAAGAAAGAGAATAGCCCTAAATGCACTAACAGTTAAAAAGAATAGGTGCATTCACTGAAGCAATATATCGAACAGCTGACAAGCATTCATCAACCAAAGACTTTACAACCTAACTTAGATGAATTAAAATGATAAAACGttgaagattaaaaaaaaaaacatcggGAATCTATGATACGAGAAAGTTTTGACGATGAATTTCAGACAGCTGAAGAACATCCTACCTTTCACCGTGTTTCCCTTGCTCCTTTCCCTCCCTCAAACTGTCAAACCGTACTCTCTGTTTTGAATTGAATTAGATTTCAAAAGTCTATCCACGGCTGAAGAATCAGATTTCACCGTTCTCCTTACTCTTTTCCCTTCCTCAAACTGTCAAACGGCACTCTCATATTTGTATGTTTCATGAAGAAGAATGGGCTGGAGTAATAAAATTGAAGAGTAAGATAATAGTCGACGTGGAGTTTGGAGAGAGAGTCTCTCCCTTCTCACTAGAATCCCTTCTTACTTCCACCCTGTAATATCCCCTCCCACCAATCCAATGAATCAAGAACACTGCCACGATGGTATACCTCCACAACCACCAGACATAAATTCCCTCCAACCCAATAACAATTTAACTGCCTCGCTGCTAGccaatgaaaaaaatgaaaccTTCTCAATATTATCGCCTCTGCCATATCTCTCTCCAACGGATATGGATACAAATGAAATGGAAGATGAAAAGCTTTCTGAGAATCCTGAGGAGGAGATTAAAGTTCCCATAAGTGGGGAAGATAAACTACATATTTATTACCCTTGGAGATTctcagttataataaaattactGGAAAAAAAATCCTTCATCAAGTTCTTAAACGCAAATTAACAGCTCTTTGGAAACCAACAGAAGTTTTCCCCCTAATAGATCTAGGTGAACAATACTTCATAGTAAAATTCAACAAGGAAGAAAACTTGGAGACAATTTTACAAAAAGGGTCATGGTTCGTCTTTGGCCACTTTCTTTCTGTTCAACGCTGGGAACCAAACTTTGTTCCAGCTATGGATAAACAAGTTCTAACTGCCATATGGATCCATTTACCAAACCTCCCAACAGAATTTTATGACaagaaaattctgaaaaaagtAGGCAACACCATAGGCAAATTACTTAAAGTGGATGCTTTCACATCAGCAGCCTTAATGGGTCGCTATGTTAGGCTCTGCATTGAACTCCCTCTAGACAAGCCTGTGAAATCCAACGTATGGATAGGCAACCACAAACAACAGATCTTATACGAGGGAAAAAATCTCTTATGCAGGAATTGTGGCTGTCTAGGACATGTAGCACGGTAGTGCAACACCAAACCAAAAGATACAGCTACCATAGCCACCATGAACAACACTGGTGATAAGGAACAGAGGTGTCAAGATGAGCAACACCCAAAGGAGAAGGAAGAATGGAGGACAGTTTCTTTTAATCAAAGAAGGAAGGCTACTCCCACTCCCACCAAAGGCACTGGATCCTCCAAAGCGACAGGTATCAATGTTAATATCTTTGATGCCAATACAGGTAAGTTCCTCACTACCCAAATCTTCAATTATTAATCTTGTCTCTACAATAACAAATTTACTGAAGGCACTACTGGAAAATCTAAGCCTAAAGAACACCCCCCAAGCAGTAGCAATGATGTCCAAACAAGCAACCTTTTTAGTGCTCTAATGGAACAAAACCtggttttgaaaaaaaacactAATCACCTAACGGCGGATAAAGCTGGCACTAACCAAACATCCAATACTTACACTCTCAAAGACACATCAACAAGACACGTGTCAGACTCAAACACTAAAGCTCCCTCTATTAACCATAATTCATGCACTAACCCTATCACCCACCCAAATCAACCAATTAACCTCCATAACTTAACCATTCATGAAGCTAATGACCCTATACACTTGTATGAAAATCAGACAACACTCCTACAAATGGCCAATTCCATCCAACAGGTAAACCAAGCCCAATCCTCTTCCTTACTTGATAAATCCTTTACGCTTCCCCTCCCAAATGCCATGCAAATCGACCAAGCAATCATTGGCAAAGATACTCTGCAACCTAGCAAATCTGAAACAACACAAACACACAATATAAACCTTATCACTCTATTAAAAAATGCCAAGAATTCCTTTTCCCAACAGAAGATGATATCGTCTGATTCAGCTACTACGCTAGAGGCCCTTAACAATGGAGAATCAACCTTCTCCAAACAATCCACCAACAAATGCTCCCATAATATTCATCCAACCTCCAATGCCACAGAACCACCAACCTATGTCATGGATGGAACTGGGCCTAATGAGTCATGCCATATCCTTCAACATAATATTGAATGGAGGGAAACAATAATAGTAATCCACAACTCCCACTATTTAGCTCAGTTAATCTCGGAAGGGATTCGGATGGCAATGAACAATTTCATGAACCATGTATGGGTGAACAACATCCTCCACCCAATAGCCCCAAGCATACTATCAAACATAACTCAAACAATGATGGGACAATGGAGTTTGCCTCCACACTTCGTCCCAGTTCAAAATGCAAATCAAACCCTCATGGACCTCCCATTTTTCACTCCAGAAGTGATGACCAATATCAATTCAGTTTTCACACCATGGGATGTGCATACAAGTCAGGATCAAGCTCCACCTACTCAACATGCACCCCAGTCCCACCAGCCAAGACCATCACACCCACTACCTCACCAAAACATACCACCAAACATTCATCTCTCAGAATCAATAGGGCAAGTAGTGGATCCAAACTCAACCCTAGAACCAATACTAGAGGATTCAAATCTCGACGAGATAAAAGGTGTTCATCTTCATGGAGATGCAAGAGCAGAGGTACATTCTCAAGTGTCCAACGGCTCTTTACAAATGTACAATGGATATAAGGCCCCCAGCAGATCCGACCATTGGTAGCATGCAATGATTTTGGTTCCTTTACAGAGAAGGAATCTAATTCATGTACCACGAGTGTTGGAGAACGGAGACCTTCACAACTGGAATCTCATGATGAATAGACCCATCAATTTTATAATCTGGAACATTAGAGGTGGTAACAACGATAACTTTAGGTTAAACTTTATAGAGTTGGTCAATTATCACCATCCATGCATGGTAACTCTATTGGAAACAAGAATGGACAATCACATGTCGCTCCTCAATCCATTTGGGTTCACTAACATAATTGAAATCCCTGCTGAAGGTCAATCGGGTGGTATGATTATCCTATGGAATCATACTCTAGTTAATGTCCACGGCTTCGTACGTAGAAATCAAGAAATCAGTGCAACAATTGAGGCAATCCAAACCCACAAATCTTGGCTTTTTACTTCTGTTTATGCTAGCACAAATATTAATAATAGGAATTTTTTATGGGACAATCTCATTAACATGCATAACTCTACAAAGGATCCTTGGTTAGTGGGAGGTGATTTTAATGACGTACTTAGTTCTAGTGAAAAACTCGGGGGCAATATTATTAACAGGAATCGGGCTAATTTTTTATGGAACTACATCAATAAATATGGCCTCATAGACCTTGGTTATAAAGGATGCAAGTACACCTGGACCAATCGTAGGAAAAAAACAGCCTTATTATGGAGCGACTTGATAAAATTTATGCCAATAGTGATTGGATAAATATGTTCCCGAATGCTTCTGTTACCCATCTCCCCAAAGTGCACTCAGACCATAATCCCCTCTTACTTGAAATAATTTCTAAATCTAATTTGATTCTTCAAAAGCCTTTtagacttgaaacattttggtgcAGGCACCTTGATTTCAATACCTTAGTCACCAATACTTGGGTAGGTACTAACTACCCCCAAGCATCCAATTCCTTTCTAAGTAATGTTAAAGATTGGAAAAATAAAGTTTTTGGGGacatttttagaaagaaaaaaaagaattttggcAAGACTAAATGGAATTCAAAATTTCATTCAATATCCTCACAGTACCTTCCTCCAAAATCTTGAAAAAACTCTATAAGCTGAATACAATAATTACCTTAGAATTGAAGACGACTATTAGAAATTGAGAGCTAGAATCTCTTGGATTCAACATGGTGATGCTAACACTAAGTTTTTCTATATTATGGCCACcaataaaaaaaaggagaaacaAAATAACTCACTTCAAAAATGAGGCAGGTGAGTGGATCAATGATCCAATTGAAATCCTTAATCACATATATGACTATTTTCTCAAGGCTTTCTCCACCTCTCACCAACATACTAATTGGCTGGACATTACCACTAGCCCAAATACCTTTGGCAGAGTTAACTTAGACTCACTAGACAATCCTCTAATGCCCTATGAGATAACTAAGGACATTTTTTCTTTCAAACCTTTCAAAGCACCCGGGCCATATGGAATTCACCTATTTTTTTACCAGAAATATTAGAAAACAGTTGGTCCCTCAGTCATACATCTTTGTCTTCAAGTTTTTCGTACCAACACTTTTCTAATGGAAACTAATAATACGTACATCGGCCTAATTCCTAAATCCGACAATGCAAATAATCTAAAAAACTTTAGGCTTATTGGTTTATGTAACACTATCTACAAAATTGTTACCAAGATTATTGCTAATAGATTAAAACCCTTCCTAAAAGATCTAATCAGTCCGTTTCAATCAAGCTTCATCAAAGGAAGAAGAACTTGTGACAATGCTATTATAATCCAAGAAATCATGAATCAATTCAAAAAGAGAAAAGGTAAGAAATATAGCATGATGCTCAAGCTTGATTTAGAAAAACCTTTTGGTCGCCTAGAATGGTCATTCATTTATTGAATGCTCAAATTCTTCAAATTCCCTCCCTCTATATCAAAACTAATCATTCATTGCGTTACTActagtaacattgcagtcctagTCAATGGATCAGTTACATCCTTCTTTAGGCCAAGTAGGGGAATTAGGCAAGGATGCCCCATGTCCCCTTACTTATTCATCCTCTACATGGAAATATTTTCACGCTTAATCTGTCATCAAGTTGACACTCACAATTGGGACCCAATCTATCTCAGTCCTAATAATCAGGGTATCTCTCATTTATTCTTTGCAGACGCCCTTACCCTTATGGGCAAGGTCAACAAGAAAAGCGGTAACACCATTAAGAGAAGCTTCTCCTTTTTTTGCTCATTATCAGGGCAAAAGCATCAATTACCACAAATCAAAAATAATCTTCTCTAATAACTGCCCCATCTCAATCGCGAAAGAAGTTGCTAATGATCTTAATCTAATGGTTAGCAAATTATTTGGTAAGTACCTAGGTTTTCCAATTCTCCAAAATCATCCTAAACCTAGCGATTACTAATTTATTATGACAATATGCATAAGAAATTATCTtcatggaaggaaaattttctaaatATAGCAGGACGTACCACTCTAGCAACCTCAACCCTAAATGCTATACCAAGCCACGCAATGCAATACACTCTTCTCCCTGCCAAAATCCTTAAGCAAATTAACCGTATTCAACGTAACTTCATCTGGGGTACTACGAATGAATACAAAAAAATCCACTATGTAAACTGGAATATGGTTACTAAAAGCAAAGAAGATGGAGGGTTTGACATAAAAGATGCTAACACTAAGAAGTTTCTAGCTCTAAGTAACCTTGCATGGAGAATTATTACTAACCCTACAGTCCTTTGGTGCAAGGTTATCATTCTCAAATACACTAGGAATAAAACTTCAACCAATATCTCTTTCATTTGAAAAAACATACTTAAAGGATGGTCTATATGCTCCAAAGGCATCACTTGGCAACCTAGTAAAAATTTGAACCTAAACTTGTGGCAATCCAATTGGATTCCTAATCTCCAGACCTTAAGGGAATGCATTGAGGGCCCTCTTAACAAACATGAATTATGCTCTAAAATAAGAGACATCATCTCCAACGGCCATTGGGACCTCTTAAAGCTATTCCAACTGCCTCTCAATATCATAGAAAACATTCTTCAAATCCCCATGCATCTTCATAACTGTAAGGACACTCCTATATGGAACAAGAACTCTAATGGCTATTACACTAGTAAATCCTATCTTAATATTATTAAACCAATAAAAGAGCATCAACACAAGTTCAT
Coding sequences:
- the LOC104230235 gene encoding uncharacterized protein — its product is MDTNEMEDEKLSENPEEEIKVPITLWKPTEVFPLIDLGEQYFIVKFNKEENLETILQKGSWFVFGHFLSVQRWEPNFVPAMDKQVLTAIWIHLPNLPTEFYDKKILKKVGNTIGKLLKVDAFTSAALMGRYVRLCIELPLDKPVKSNVWIGNHKQQILYEGKNLLCRNCGCLGHVAR